One window of Nonomuraea muscovyensis genomic DNA carries:
- a CDS encoding ABC transporter ATP-binding protein encodes MNATDLAEAREKSAPPPEADPAAGRSLAGLLRPYLRGFAAVVILQVIGAVAGLAPLLAVVELGRVLLSPGPIDHGHVWTVVIAGAAGLFVRLLFTAASSGIGHLLDGQVQLSFRRRLAARLGRVPIGWFSRRRTGELAKVVGEDVSAVHPFIAHTPGELVAAFVVPLVSLIYLFTIDWRLTLITLIPVVLAVALVPLMMTPTRLREQKEFDAAMGRIASSVVEFVQGISVVKAFGGSGRAHRRFLTAVEEFVGIFSRLVQGISGIGAGMQVALSPPFVLLVVLIGGAALITSGGLAAADLLPFLLLGLGLTAPVAALGHGFDEMRAAGRAVGRIKDVLEVRSLAEPARPVAPQGHRVELREVRFGYDTDHEVLRGIDLVLEPGTVTAIVGPSGSGKSTLVQLLPRFFDPTHGSVVLGGVDLRELGGRELSRMVSFVFQDVRLLRASVADNIALAVPHADLDDVVRAARLANIHDRILELPRGYESVIGEDAGLSGGEAQRISLARALLAAAPVLVLDEATSFADPQTEQAVRRALATLGGDRTILVIAHRLETVADADTVVVLEDGVIVERGRPAELLARGGKFAAFWRSHRSAIADEIETHGGVLRGEEPR; translated from the coding sequence ATGAACGCCACCGACCTCGCCGAGGCGAGGGAGAAGTCCGCACCACCGCCGGAGGCCGATCCCGCGGCGGGACGGAGCCTGGCAGGGCTGCTGCGCCCCTATCTCCGGGGTTTCGCCGCCGTGGTGATCCTGCAGGTCATCGGCGCTGTCGCAGGTCTGGCGCCGCTGCTGGCGGTCGTCGAACTGGGTCGTGTTCTGTTGTCGCCCGGCCCGATCGATCACGGTCATGTCTGGACCGTCGTGATCGCCGGTGCGGCCGGCCTGTTCGTCCGGCTGCTGTTCACGGCCGCGTCGTCCGGAATCGGGCATCTTCTCGACGGCCAGGTGCAACTGTCGTTCCGCCGGCGACTGGCCGCGCGGCTGGGGCGCGTACCGATCGGCTGGTTCTCCCGGCGCCGGACCGGCGAGCTGGCCAAGGTGGTGGGGGAGGACGTGAGTGCCGTGCACCCGTTCATCGCCCACACACCCGGCGAGCTCGTCGCGGCGTTCGTGGTGCCGCTGGTGTCGCTGATCTACCTGTTCACCATCGACTGGCGGCTCACGCTGATCACGCTGATACCGGTGGTGCTGGCCGTGGCGCTGGTCCCCTTGATGATGACCCCGACCCGGCTGCGTGAGCAGAAGGAGTTCGACGCGGCCATGGGACGGATCGCGAGTTCCGTCGTCGAGTTCGTCCAGGGGATCTCGGTGGTCAAGGCGTTCGGTGGATCCGGTCGCGCCCACCGTAGATTCCTCACGGCCGTGGAGGAGTTCGTCGGCATCTTCTCCCGGTTGGTGCAGGGCATCTCCGGGATCGGTGCGGGGATGCAGGTGGCGTTGTCGCCGCCGTTCGTGCTGCTGGTGGTGCTGATCGGCGGTGCGGCTCTGATCACGTCCGGTGGCCTGGCCGCGGCCGACCTGCTGCCCTTCCTGCTGCTGGGACTGGGCCTGACCGCTCCGGTGGCGGCTCTCGGCCACGGTTTCGACGAGATGCGGGCCGCCGGGCGCGCGGTCGGCCGGATCAAGGACGTGCTCGAGGTGCGGTCGCTGGCGGAGCCTGCGCGCCCGGTCGCACCACAGGGGCACCGGGTCGAACTGCGGGAGGTTCGATTCGGCTACGACACCGATCACGAGGTGCTGCGCGGGATCGACCTGGTGCTCGAACCGGGGACGGTCACCGCGATCGTCGGACCGTCGGGAAGCGGAAAGTCCACGCTGGTCCAGCTGTTACCACGGTTCTTCGATCCGACCCACGGTTCGGTCGTCCTGGGCGGTGTCGATCTGCGCGAGCTCGGCGGCCGGGAGCTCTCCCGGATGGTCTCCTTCGTCTTCCAGGACGTTCGCCTGCTGCGCGCCTCGGTCGCGGACAACATCGCGCTGGCGGTACCGCATGCCGACCTCGACGACGTGGTGCGTGCCGCCCGGCTGGCGAACATTCATGATCGAATTCTCGAGCTGCCGCGCGGATACGAGTCGGTGATCGGCGAGGACGCCGGACTGTCGGGTGGCGAGGCACAGCGGATCTCGCTCGCCCGCGCGCTGCTCGCCGCCGCGCCCGTCCTGGTGCTCGACGAGGCGACCTCCTTCGCCGACCCGCAGACCGAACAGGCGGTGCGCCGGGCCCTGGCGACGCTGGGTGGCGATCGGACGATTCTGGTCATCGCCCATCGCCTGGAGACGGTCGCCGACGCCGACACCGTCGTGGTGCTGGAGGACGGGGTGATCGTCGAGCGCGGCAGGCCCGCCGAGCTGCTGGCACGAGGCGGAAAGTTCGCCGCGTTCTGGCGATCCCACCGATCGGCGATCGCCGACGAGATCGAAACCCATGGTGGCGTCCTGCGAGGAGAAGAGCCCCGATGA
- the ligA gene encoding NAD-dependent DNA ligase LigA, giving the protein MTDAPPITVLADDSAYAEAVQLAVDSAAAYYADGTSTLDDDAYDQLVRGIQVYEEAHPESVLPSSPTGKVAGGAVVGDVPHTAPMLSLDNVFGAEQLADWAAGLERRLGRPVTAWSVEPKLDGLAISARYRHGRLAQLVTRGDGTAGEDVSHAIGTIVGLPDRLAAPVTVELRGEVMMTAAQFEQACAKRQAHDGTTFANPRSAAAGTLRAQDRPYVCELTFFGYGVLPPPDDDSEPAMRLRELPHSEIMEWVAAQGVQTTAATAVAGIVAVTLERVQERVGEIAAARPELPFGIDGIVIKCDLAADQAAAGFSSRAPRWAVAYKLPATEKITKLIGVEWNTGRTGVIAPRAVLEPVELDGSIVTYATLHNAADIRRRGLMLGDSVVVYKAGDVIPRVEAPVVHLRTGDEQPIEVPRVCPSCGDAIDSSQERWRCVRGRACRAIASIGYAVGRDQLDIEGLAENRIQQLLDAGLIADFADLFFLTREQVLGLERMGETSTDNLLAAIERAKGRPLSRVFCALGVRGTGRSMSRRIARHFGSMDAIRAADVEAIQAVEGIGPEKAPVVLAELVELANLIDKLVKAGVTMTEPGWTPAADPGAAAEGSGGSELPLAGMSVVVTGAMSGALEALTRNQMNELIERAGGKASSSVSAKTSLLVAGEKAGSKRAKAESLGVRVVGPEEFAGLIGPFI; this is encoded by the coding sequence ATGACCGACGCGCCCCCGATCACTGTCCTGGCCGACGACTCGGCCTACGCCGAAGCCGTGCAGCTTGCCGTCGACTCCGCCGCGGCCTACTACGCCGACGGCACCTCGACGCTCGACGACGACGCCTACGACCAGCTGGTCCGGGGCATCCAGGTGTATGAGGAGGCCCACCCCGAGTCGGTGCTGCCGTCCTCGCCCACGGGCAAGGTGGCCGGTGGGGCCGTGGTCGGCGATGTGCCGCACACGGCGCCCATGCTCAGCCTGGACAACGTCTTCGGCGCCGAGCAGCTCGCCGACTGGGCGGCCGGGCTGGAGCGCAGGCTCGGCAGGCCCGTCACAGCATGGAGCGTGGAGCCCAAGCTCGACGGGCTGGCGATCTCGGCCCGCTACCGGCACGGCCGCCTGGCGCAGCTCGTCACGCGAGGCGACGGCACCGCGGGCGAGGACGTCAGCCATGCCATCGGCACCATCGTCGGCCTGCCCGATCGGCTGGCCGCCCCGGTCACGGTGGAGCTGCGCGGCGAGGTCATGATGACGGCCGCGCAGTTCGAGCAGGCGTGTGCCAAGCGGCAGGCGCATGACGGCACCACGTTCGCCAACCCGCGCAGCGCCGCCGCGGGCACGTTGCGGGCGCAGGACCGGCCCTACGTGTGCGAGCTGACCTTCTTCGGCTACGGAGTGCTGCCGCCGCCGGATGACGACTCCGAGCCGGCCATGCGTCTGCGTGAGCTGCCGCACAGCGAGATCATGGAGTGGGTGGCGGCCCAGGGCGTGCAGACGACCGCCGCGACGGCGGTGGCGGGGATCGTGGCCGTGACGCTGGAGCGGGTGCAGGAGCGCGTCGGGGAGATCGCGGCGGCCCGTCCCGAGTTGCCGTTCGGCATCGACGGCATCGTGATCAAGTGCGATCTGGCGGCCGATCAGGCAGCGGCCGGGTTCAGCTCGCGGGCGCCGCGCTGGGCGGTCGCGTACAAGCTGCCCGCCACCGAGAAGATCACCAAGTTGATCGGCGTGGAGTGGAACACCGGCCGCACCGGCGTCATCGCCCCGCGCGCCGTGCTCGAACCGGTCGAGCTGGATGGCAGCATCGTCACCTACGCCACCCTGCACAATGCCGCAGACATCCGCCGCAGGGGGTTGATGCTGGGCGACAGCGTGGTGGTCTACAAGGCCGGTGATGTGATTCCCCGGGTCGAGGCCCCGGTCGTGCACCTGCGCACCGGTGACGAGCAGCCGATCGAGGTCCCCCGGGTCTGCCCGTCCTGCGGCGACGCGATCGACTCCTCTCAGGAGCGGTGGCGGTGCGTGCGCGGGCGCGCCTGCCGGGCGATCGCCTCCATCGGCTACGCCGTCGGCCGCGACCAGCTCGACATCGAGGGCCTGGCCGAAAACCGCATCCAGCAGCTACTCGACGCGGGATTGATCGCCGACTTCGCCGACCTGTTCTTCCTGACCCGCGAGCAGGTTCTGGGCCTCGAACGGATGGGCGAGACCAGCACCGACAACCTGCTGGCCGCTATCGAGCGGGCCAAGGGCCGGCCGCTCAGCAGGGTGTTCTGCGCGCTCGGGGTCCGCGGCACCGGTCGGTCCATGAGCCGCCGCATCGCCAGGCACTTCGGCAGCATGGACGCCATCCGTGCGGCCGACGTCGAGGCGATCCAGGCGGTGGAGGGCATCGGCCCGGAGAAGGCGCCGGTGGTGCTGGCGGAGCTGGTCGAGCTGGCCAACCTCATCGACAAGCTGGTCAAGGCCGGGGTCACCATGACAGAGCCGGGGTGGACACCGGCCGCCGATCCCGGCGCCGCCGCTGAGGGGAGTGGCGGGTCCGAGCTTCCGCTGGCCGGGATGTCCGTCGTGGTGACCGGCGCCATGAGTGGAGCGCTGGAGGCGCTGACCCGCAACCAGATGAACGAGCTGATCGAGCGCGCGGGGGGCAAGGCGTCCTCCAGCGTCTCGGCGAAGACGTCGCTGCTGGTGGCGGGAGAGAAGGCGGGCTCCAAGCGGGCCAAGGCGGAGAGCCTGGGCGTGCGGGTCGTCGGCCCGGAGGAGTTCGCCGGCCTCATCGGCCCGTTCATCTGA
- a CDS encoding GntR family transcriptional regulator, translating to MDAMTLKDIAQVKDPLERARALSRLMAEQQDLLAEAAELRRAALAEARESGHPAEPDDGAAGPTSRAARVVVRRALPTEPAVRASASLFLAEAERQGIEAGRRMLYVGPEPAADHVAACLRVEPGAEVIARRKMMTADGVPVRIATSYFRADLFGGTRLAKPGFVRPSLQSALVALGHAFGHAEETLTARPPTPFEHRTLELDPGEWIVQVLRAGYSTGGTPVHVLETICAATRHVFPIGQVSGHDEF from the coding sequence ATGGACGCCATGACGTTGAAGGACATCGCGCAGGTGAAAGACCCCCTGGAGCGGGCCCGTGCCCTGTCCCGTCTCATGGCCGAGCAGCAGGACCTCCTCGCCGAGGCGGCGGAGCTGCGCCGCGCGGCCCTCGCCGAGGCCCGCGAGTCCGGCCACCCGGCCGAGCCCGACGACGGAGCGGCCGGGCCCACGTCGCGGGCGGCCCGGGTGGTCGTCCGCCGTGCCCTGCCGACAGAGCCCGCCGTACGGGCGTCGGCGTCGCTGTTCCTGGCGGAGGCCGAGCGGCAGGGCATCGAGGCGGGCCGCCGGATGCTGTACGTGGGCCCGGAGCCGGCCGCCGATCACGTGGCGGCCTGCCTGCGGGTCGAGCCCGGCGCCGAGGTGATCGCCCGCCGCAAGATGATGACGGCCGACGGCGTGCCGGTGCGCATCGCGACCAGCTACTTCCGCGCCGATCTGTTCGGCGGCACCCGCCTGGCCAAGCCCGGCTTCGTCCGGCCCTCGCTGCAGTCGGCACTGGTCGCCCTGGGCCACGCCTTCGGCCACGCCGAGGAGACCCTCACCGCCCGCCCGCCGACCCCGTTCGAGCACCGGACACTCGAACTGGACCCGGGCGAGTGGATCGTCCAGGTGCTGCGCGCCGGCTACTCGACCGGCGGCACGCCCGTCCACGTCCTGGAGACCATCTGCGCCGCCACCCGCCACGTCTTCCCGATCGGCCAGGTCTCGGGCCACGACGAGTTCTGA
- a CDS encoding ABC transporter ATP-binding protein has product MIRMLLRVLGHEYARPVRRTVALMTATAVVEGLSYALLVPVLRALFGSRPEDARPWLIAFGAAVAVYAALRYVSDLSGFRVGTTLLRGMYRRLGDHLARLPIGWYSARRVGEVSVLASEGVLQAMSVIAHLLAPFVSACVTPLTIVVVMLAFNWQMGLAALVAAPVVAVIQIWTGRSMAAGDAERAELGHEATGRVIEYLQAQPVLRAGGRSAERFRLLDDSLREVQRANRRTVLSALSGAVGLTLVVQTMFTVLLVLGAYLALGGNIGAAEVLAILVLAARCADPLLSLSDIGGKVRGARSELARLDTVLRTAPLPEAREPIQPVGHDLEFESVAFRHGDRMVIDDVSLSVPQGQRLAVVGPSGAGKSTLLQLLARFYDVDAGAVRLGGVDVRAISTEVLMEQIAIVFQEVYLFDGTIEENVRLGHPDAGVAEVRAAATAARLDEVIERLPGGWATNVGEGGALLSGGERQRVSIARALLKNAPVVLLDEVTSALDPVNEAAVHEGVERLMAGRTVVMVAHRMRTVRRADRVVFLDGGRIVEEGGHDELLRRGGRYADFWEISMTPAAGD; this is encoded by the coding sequence ATGATTCGAATGTTGCTGCGCGTGCTCGGACACGAGTACGCCCGGCCGGTGCGTCGCACCGTGGCCCTGATGACGGCGACCGCGGTAGTCGAGGGTCTGTCCTACGCATTACTGGTCCCCGTGCTGAGGGCACTGTTCGGGAGCAGGCCCGAAGATGCGCGGCCCTGGCTGATCGCGTTCGGGGCCGCGGTCGCGGTCTACGCGGCGCTGCGCTATGTCAGCGATCTGTCCGGTTTCCGCGTCGGGACCACGTTGTTGCGCGGCATGTATCGCCGGCTTGGCGATCATCTGGCGCGCCTGCCCATCGGCTGGTACAGCGCCCGTCGCGTCGGGGAGGTGTCGGTCCTGGCCAGCGAGGGCGTCCTGCAGGCGATGAGCGTGATCGCGCATCTGCTGGCACCGTTCGTCTCCGCCTGTGTGACTCCCCTGACGATCGTGGTCGTGATGCTCGCCTTCAACTGGCAGATGGGGCTGGCCGCGTTGGTCGCCGCGCCGGTCGTGGCGGTGATCCAGATCTGGACGGGACGCTCGATGGCCGCCGGCGACGCGGAGCGCGCCGAACTCGGCCATGAGGCCACCGGGCGGGTCATCGAGTATCTCCAGGCCCAGCCGGTGCTGCGAGCCGGCGGCCGGAGCGCCGAACGCTTCCGGTTGCTCGACGACTCGCTGCGCGAAGTCCAGCGCGCCAACCGCCGTACGGTGCTGTCGGCGCTGTCCGGTGCGGTGGGCTTGACACTCGTGGTGCAGACGATGTTCACCGTGTTGCTGGTCCTGGGCGCCTACCTCGCGCTCGGCGGGAACATCGGTGCGGCCGAGGTCCTGGCGATCCTCGTGCTCGCCGCCCGCTGCGCCGACCCGCTGCTGTCGCTGTCGGACATCGGTGGCAAGGTGCGCGGCGCGCGTTCGGAGCTGGCGAGACTCGACACGGTGTTGCGTACGGCGCCGCTGCCGGAGGCTCGCGAGCCGATCCAGCCGGTAGGCCATGACCTGGAGTTCGAGTCCGTCGCCTTCCGGCATGGGGATCGCATGGTGATCGACGACGTGTCGTTGTCCGTGCCGCAGGGACAACGGCTTGCCGTCGTCGGACCGTCGGGTGCGGGCAAGAGCACCCTGCTTCAGCTGCTCGCGCGGTTCTACGACGTGGACGCGGGCGCGGTGCGCCTGGGAGGCGTGGACGTGCGCGCCATCAGCACCGAGGTGTTGATGGAGCAGATCGCCATCGTCTTCCAGGAGGTCTACCTCTTCGACGGCACGATCGAGGAGAACGTGCGACTCGGCCATCCCGACGCAGGCGTCGCCGAGGTGCGGGCGGCGGCGACCGCGGCCCGGTTGGACGAGGTGATCGAGCGACTGCCCGGCGGATGGGCGACGAATGTCGGCGAGGGTGGCGCGCTGCTGTCGGGTGGCGAGCGCCAGCGGGTCTCGATCGCGCGGGCGCTGTTGAAGAACGCGCCCGTCGTGCTGCTGGACGAGGTGACCTCAGCACTGGACCCGGTCAACGAGGCGGCCGTTCACGAGGGTGTCGAGCGCCTGATGGCGGGCCGGACGGTGGTGATGGTGGCGCATCGGATGCGGACCGTCCGACGTGCCGATCGCGTCGTCTTCCTGGACGGCGGCCGGATCGTGGAGGAAGGCGGCCACGACGAGCTGCTGCGCCGCGGCGGCCGCTACGCCGACTTCTGGGAGATCTCCATGACACCGGCAGCCGGTGACTGA
- a CDS encoding coiled-coil domain-containing protein: protein MAVASHADHRRGALRVLGTVMVLLLAVSATPAQAAPKPSVKQLKKELAALQKESDALITDYYNGRIAHEKAEKAEKAARDKLAAAQKVLDRESAQLRTIAVAQYMNASPFGATMLTQTPTGADGHLARLALNRHLIDEQGARLSGFARVRDTHRQAQQEAAARSDELGDQVEDLADRKARAEKLIERIRDKIDQLHRAPGVRRSDGTWVPQLPEGADHITPRMRLVKTLIQERFEVPFGIGCYRQIQDGGEHPLGRACDFMLSRGGAMPSAAEVQRGNEIAEWAIKNADRLAVMYIIYRQRIWHARTGAWRTMSDRGGATANHYDHPHISVY, encoded by the coding sequence GTGGCGGTTGCGTCCCACGCCGACCATCGGCGCGGCGCGCTGCGTGTCCTCGGCACGGTCATGGTCCTCCTCCTCGCGGTGAGCGCGACCCCCGCGCAGGCGGCGCCGAAACCCTCGGTCAAGCAGCTCAAGAAGGAACTCGCGGCCCTGCAGAAGGAGTCGGACGCGCTCATCACCGACTACTACAACGGCCGCATCGCCCACGAGAAGGCGGAGAAGGCCGAGAAGGCCGCCCGCGACAAGCTCGCCGCCGCCCAGAAGGTGCTCGACCGGGAGTCCGCCCAGCTGAGGACGATCGCCGTCGCCCAGTACATGAACGCCTCCCCGTTCGGCGCCACCATGCTGACCCAGACGCCCACCGGTGCGGACGGCCACCTGGCCAGGCTCGCCCTGAACAGGCACCTGATCGACGAGCAGGGCGCCCGGCTGAGCGGGTTCGCCCGGGTGCGTGACACCCACCGGCAGGCGCAGCAGGAGGCTGCCGCCCGCAGCGACGAGCTCGGCGACCAGGTCGAGGACCTCGCCGACCGCAAGGCGCGCGCCGAGAAGCTGATCGAGCGGATCCGGGACAAGATCGACCAGCTCCACCGGGCCCCCGGGGTGCGGCGCTCGGACGGCACCTGGGTGCCCCAGCTCCCCGAAGGGGCCGACCACATCACGCCTCGCATGCGCCTGGTGAAGACCCTCATCCAGGAACGGTTCGAGGTGCCGTTCGGCATCGGCTGCTACCGGCAGATCCAGGACGGCGGCGAGCACCCGCTCGGCCGGGCGTGCGACTTCATGCTGAGCCGCGGTGGCGCCATGCCCTCGGCGGCCGAGGTCCAGCGCGGCAACGAGATCGCCGAATGGGCGATCAAGAACGCCGACCGGCTGGCCGTCATGTACATCATCTACCGCCAGCGCATCTGGCACGCACGCACCGGCGCCTGGCGCACCATGTCGGACCGTGGCGGCGCCACGGCCAACCACTACGACCACCCGCATATCTCGGTCTACTGA
- a CDS encoding serine/threonine-protein kinase has product MASVTELRPGDPPSLGGHELRGRLGEGGQGVVYLGVDGHGGLVAVKWLRPHLAGDAVAAERFAREAAAAQRVAPFCTAKVLATGVQDERPYIVSEYVDGPSLEQLVTEDGPRSDAALYRLAIGTATALAAVHRAGIVHRDLSPANVLLGSEGWRVIDFGIARALDATSTITAMPVGTPAYMAPEQILDQRVGPPVDMFAWGCLMVYAASGRGPFVAASMPLIVQRVLYTEPDLAPLGGPLRELVAACLAKDPARRPTAEQVIRRLLEQPAPDPADTRQATAVLALPPSTPAPEPPPGSAPGPGSAPIPGPGPGSGPGPGLVPGPGPMSGPGAASGGAPLWAPPGAGPVRAPGSGPQSPSGSVPYGAPGSGPQSPSGSVPYGAPGSSPQSPSGSVPYGAPGSGPQSPSGSVPYGAPGSGPQSPPGPVPYGVPGSGPQSPPGPVPYGVPGSGPQSPPGPVPYGVPGSGLYPRQDPRPRPAHPQPGAGPYAAPASGPGAVPGVGPGGPPGSGPHGAPGAPGAPGAPGGSYGGRALPDRGRRGLWVGVAVAATAVVVALAVVAVVVNRRDQPNPVATSAATASPSPTRTPVPTTGLATSTPADTDGTLYESPADPVRLTTYKLRDPKTQTWVYYARDTLTGPFVKYPQLWENVLSPDGRYLAGRGKEFVDGHDTVRITDRVTGGTFTVKTSQQPLSAYVQAWSRDSTRVLVNLGNPVKGVWQSTGFAIVNVATRQVGIASLREGSLKGIRYGFDHLDTGVVALSNDTTQQALRFFDATGRRVRHVPNVGAAVAESLFSPSGERFVTNCPGLGNGTNCVYDSVTGSELRRFTSPCVSLATWYDDEHVVCWVRTGPGARNQLQVLDFTGAPVRTLLDMPTNAANMDVIYTFTRP; this is encoded by the coding sequence ATGGCGTCTGTTACTGAGCTCAGACCCGGTGATCCCCCCAGTCTCGGCGGCCACGAGCTGCGCGGCCGGCTCGGCGAGGGCGGGCAGGGCGTCGTCTATCTGGGAGTGGACGGGCACGGCGGCCTGGTCGCCGTGAAATGGCTGCGCCCCCACCTGGCGGGTGACGCGGTGGCGGCCGAGCGGTTCGCCCGGGAGGCGGCCGCCGCCCAGCGGGTGGCGCCGTTCTGCACCGCGAAGGTGCTCGCCACCGGGGTGCAGGACGAGCGGCCGTACATCGTCAGCGAGTACGTGGACGGCCCGTCGCTGGAGCAGCTCGTGACCGAGGACGGGCCGCGCTCCGACGCGGCGCTGTACCGGCTGGCGATCGGCACCGCGACCGCGCTGGCCGCCGTCCACCGGGCCGGCATCGTGCACCGTGACCTCAGCCCCGCGAACGTCCTGCTCGGCAGCGAGGGCTGGCGCGTCATCGACTTCGGCATCGCCAGAGCGCTCGACGCGACCTCCACCATCACCGCCATGCCCGTGGGCACCCCGGCGTACATGGCGCCGGAGCAGATCCTCGACCAGCGCGTGGGGCCGCCCGTGGACATGTTCGCGTGGGGCTGCCTGATGGTGTACGCCGCCTCCGGACGTGGGCCGTTCGTGGCCGCGTCGATGCCGCTGATCGTCCAGCGGGTCCTGTACACCGAGCCGGACCTCGCGCCGCTCGGCGGGCCGCTGCGCGAGCTGGTGGCGGCCTGCCTGGCCAAGGACCCGGCGCGGCGGCCGACGGCCGAGCAGGTGATCCGCCGCCTGCTGGAGCAGCCCGCCCCGGACCCCGCCGACACCCGGCAGGCCACCGCCGTCCTGGCCCTCCCACCGTCCACCCCCGCCCCCGAACCCCCACCCGGCTCCGCGCCAGGCCCCGGCTCCGCGCCCATCCCCGGTCCCGGTCCCGGCTCCGGTCCTGGTCCCGGTCTTGTGCCCGGTCCCGGACCCATGTCCGGCCCGGGGGCCGCGTCCGGGGGAGCGCCGCTGTGGGCCCCGCCAGGCGCAGGGCCAGTCAGGGCGCCCGGTTCGGGTCCGCAGTCTCCGTCAGGGTCGGTCCCTTATGGGGCGCCCGGTTCGGGTCCGCAGTCTCCGTCAGGGTCGGTCCCGTATGGGGCGCCCGGTTCGAGTCCGCAGTCTCCGTCAGGGTCGGTCCCGTATGGGGCGCCCGGTTCGGGTCCGCAGTCTCCGTCAGGGTCGGTCCCGTATGGGGCGCCCGGTTCGGGTCCGCAGTCTCCGCCTGGGCCGGTCCCGTACGGGGTGCCCGGTTCGGGTCCGCAGTCTCCGCCTGGGCCGGTCCCGTACGGGGTGCCCGGTTCGGGTCCGCAGTCTCCGCCTGGGCCGGTCCCGTACGGGGTGCCCGGTTCGGGGCTGTATCCGCGGCAGGACCCTCGCCCGCGTCCGGCCCACCCTCAGCCGGGTGCGGGTCCGTATGCGGCGCCCGCTTCGGGGCCGGGTGCGGTGCCCGGCGTCGGACCCGGCGGGCCGCCGGGTTCGGGGCCGCACGGAGCGCCGGGAGCGCCGGGAGCGCCGGGAGCGCCGGGCGGGTCGTATGGTGGCCGGGCGCTGCCCGATCGCGGCAGGAGGGGACTGTGGGTCGGCGTGGCCGTCGCCGCCACGGCCGTCGTCGTGGCCCTCGCCGTGGTCGCCGTCGTCGTCAACCGGCGCGACCAGCCGAACCCGGTCGCCACCTCGGCCGCGACCGCGTCGCCGAGCCCCACCCGTACGCCCGTCCCCACCACCGGCCTGGCCACCTCGACGCCGGCCGACACCGACGGCACCCTGTACGAGAGCCCGGCCGACCCGGTCAGGCTCACGACGTACAAGCTGCGCGACCCCAAGACGCAGACGTGGGTGTACTACGCCCGCGACACCCTCACCGGCCCTTTCGTGAAATATCCGCAACTGTGGGAGAACGTCCTGTCGCCCGACGGGCGTTACCTCGCCGGCCGGGGCAAGGAGTTCGTGGACGGCCACGACACCGTGCGGATCACCGACCGGGTGACCGGCGGCACGTTCACCGTCAAGACCTCCCAGCAGCCGCTCAGCGCGTACGTCCAGGCCTGGTCGCGTGACAGCACCCGCGTCCTGGTGAACCTCGGCAACCCCGTCAAGGGCGTGTGGCAGTCGACCGGGTTCGCGATCGTGAACGTGGCCACCCGGCAGGTCGGCATCGCCTCCCTCCGGGAGGGCTCGCTGAAGGGCATCCGCTACGGGTTCGACCACCTCGACACCGGCGTGGTCGCGTTGTCGAACGACACCACCCAGCAGGCGCTGCGCTTCTTCGACGCGACCGGCCGGCGGGTCCGGCACGTGCCCAACGTGGGCGCGGCCGTCGCCGAGTCGCTGTTCTCCCCGTCGGGTGAGCGGTTCGTCACCAACTGTCCGGGGCTCGGCAACGGCACCAACTGCGTCTACGACTCGGTCACCGGCTCCGAGCTCAGGCGCTTCACCTCACCATGTGTGAGCCTGGCCACCTGGTACGACGACGAGCACGTGGTGTGCTGGGTGCGGACCGGGCCGGGCGCCCGGAACCAGCTTCAGGTGCTCGACTTCACCGGCGCGCCCGTGCGCACCCTCCTCGACATGCCGACGAACGCGGCCAACATGGACGTGATCTACACCTTCACACGCCCGTAG